In Streptomyces sp. 1331.2, one genomic interval encodes:
- a CDS encoding ArsR/SmtB family transcription factor: MPLLRTLLEGCLPSFLFPVPQERLPAFEAELAGLRATDPAYVVAECAAALGARAARLPGPTVLLERVADALTRCHARLVAPHWGRMRAVLEADLGRRAVALVDGGVEGLFAQLHGDVVWREGELVVHGRRRPGAVWTVEAGGHGLVLMPSVFGWPDVIGDYSPRTAASIRYPASGVGLLWEQPRPTSAGLTAVLGRTRAALLAELGEPLSTPDLAARLGVTGSAVSQHLGALRGAGLVTTHRTGRRAVHLRTRTGTALVAKPVR, translated from the coding sequence TTGCCGTTGCTGCGGACACTGCTCGAAGGCTGCCTGCCGTCGTTCCTGTTTCCGGTGCCGCAGGAGCGCCTGCCGGCGTTCGAGGCCGAGTTGGCGGGCTTGCGGGCGACGGACCCGGCATACGTCGTGGCGGAGTGCGCCGCCGCGCTGGGTGCCCGGGCCGCGAGGCTGCCGGGGCCGACGGTGCTGTTGGAACGGGTCGCCGATGCGCTGACGCGCTGCCACGCCCGACTGGTGGCCCCGCACTGGGGACGGATGCGGGCCGTGCTGGAGGCGGACCTGGGCCGGCGCGCGGTGGCGCTGGTGGACGGCGGAGTGGAGGGGCTCTTCGCCCAGTTGCACGGTGATGTGGTGTGGCGCGAGGGCGAGTTGGTGGTGCACGGGCGCCGCCGCCCGGGTGCGGTGTGGACGGTCGAGGCGGGCGGGCACGGGCTGGTGCTGATGCCGTCCGTCTTCGGCTGGCCGGACGTGATCGGCGACTACTCCCCGCGCACCGCCGCCTCCATCCGCTACCCGGCGTCCGGCGTCGGACTGCTCTGGGAACAGCCCCGCCCGACCTCCGCCGGCCTCACCGCCGTCCTCGGCCGCACCCGCGCCGCACTGCTCGCCGAGCTCGGCGAACCGCTGAGCACCCCCGACCTCGCCGCCCGCCTGGGTGTCACCGGCAGCGCCGTCTCCCAGCACCTCGGCGCCCTGCGCGGTGCGGGGCTGGTGACGACCCACCGCACGGGCCGTAGGGCAGTGCACCTGCGCACCCGGACAGGCACGGCGCTCGTGGCCAAGCCGGTGCGCTGA